One window of the Candidatus Saccharimonadales bacterium genome contains the following:
- a CDS encoding FAD-binding oxidoreductase — MSKVAEYLQEHITGEISVHPAILNAMSHDASILELKPEMVIYPRVTNDIRKVARFSWQLAEKGHVLPLTARGYGTDETGGAIGKGAVLVTTAHMNKLLEFDPKQKLIRIQPGLNAKSLNDALALHGLAIPALPPSALYSSIGGIIASNASGLLSGQYGDMHTWAYQLEVVLANGDVLQTERISKRELARRKGLQTFEGEIYRTVDNLIEDNKQLIEEKIGTDGYDASGYSAIAKVKQRDGSFDLAPLLVGSQGTLGIISEMIIRADFTSMHLGVLVAAFPTKEAARDSIDELRQLEPALLEYFDGDLFDIAASAGKRYGFLSEGAMGGVVIIGFNDFSDHNRRKKLKKAEKMLGRTEANVIVAEGEDGATLLAAREVTNALVMPNKTGASAPPLLDGAYVPGERLEEFSKALEALALKYHVELPLHVDMLTGIIYTRPILYMHKVSDRQKILKLVDEYAALVAYHNGCFVAEGGEGRLKARFAYAQLDDDVKELYADIKAAFDPYGILNPGVKQEVEVRQLVAMLRKDYDTARFANYSLYA; from the coding sequence ATGAGTAAGGTTGCTGAATATTTGCAAGAGCATATCACGGGTGAGATTTCAGTGCATCCCGCGATCCTTAACGCCATGAGTCACGACGCGAGCATCTTGGAACTAAAGCCGGAGATGGTTATATATCCGCGCGTGACGAACGATATTCGAAAAGTAGCTCGATTTTCCTGGCAGCTAGCAGAAAAAGGGCACGTGTTGCCGCTCACGGCACGTGGATATGGCACCGATGAGACCGGCGGTGCAATTGGAAAGGGTGCCGTACTTGTGACGACAGCTCACATGAATAAACTTCTCGAATTTGATCCCAAGCAAAAACTTATTCGCATCCAGCCGGGCCTTAATGCCAAGTCACTTAATGATGCGCTCGCCCTTCATGGACTGGCAATTCCTGCTCTTCCGCCTTCTGCGCTCTATTCTTCAATTGGGGGGATTATAGCAAGTAACGCATCGGGGCTCCTCTCGGGCCAATATGGCGACATGCACACATGGGCTTATCAGCTTGAAGTGGTACTTGCGAACGGAGACGTACTCCAAACGGAGCGTATCTCAAAGCGCGAACTTGCCCGCCGGAAGGGTCTCCAGACATTCGAGGGGGAGATATACCGAACTGTCGATAACCTTATTGAAGATAACAAGCAACTTATTGAAGAGAAGATAGGGACAGATGGGTACGATGCCTCGGGGTACAGTGCGATCGCCAAAGTAAAGCAGCGCGATGGATCGTTTGACCTCGCACCGCTTCTCGTTGGCTCTCAGGGAACATTGGGTATTATCTCGGAGATGATCATTCGGGCCGATTTCACGAGTATGCATCTTGGAGTCCTTGTGGCAGCCTTTCCTACCAAAGAAGCCGCGCGCGATAGTATCGATGAGTTACGCCAGCTTGAACCAGCCCTTCTTGAGTATTTTGATGGTGACTTGTTTGATATTGCGGCATCGGCAGGAAAGCGATACGGTTTTCTTTCAGAGGGTGCAATGGGTGGTGTTGTGATAATTGGTTTCAATGATTTTAGTGATCATAATCGCCGGAAGAAGCTTAAAAAAGCAGAGAAAATGCTCGGCCGTACCGAAGCGAACGTGATTGTTGCTGAGGGCGAAGATGGAGCTACGTTACTTGCCGCACGGGAAGTGACAAATGCACTTGTTATGCCGAATAAAACAGGAGCTTCAGCTCCACCACTGCTCGACGGTGCGTATGTTCCCGGCGAACGTTTAGAAGAGTTTTCGAAAGCATTAGAAGCGCTAGCGCTCAAATACCATGTCGAGCTTCCGCTCCATGTTGATATGCTAACGGGTATTATTTATACGCGCCCGATTCTTTATATGCATAAGGTGAGTGATAGGCAGAAGATTCTGAAGCTTGTCGATGAATACGCGGCGCTCGTTGCGTACCATAACGGATGCTTTGTTGCTGAAGGCGGCGAAGGAAGATTGAAAGCTCGCTTTGCCTATGCGCAGCTCGATGACGACGTAAAGGAACTCTATGCGGATATCAAAGCAGCGTTCGACCCATACGGTATTTTAAATCCAGGCGTCAAGCAAGAAGTTGAAGTACGTCAGCTTGTAGCGATGCTCCGCAAGGATTACGATACGGCTCGCTTTGCGAACTACTCGCTGTATGCCTAA